AAGGGCGTTCGTGTTGTATCCAGTCTGCAATCCAAGCAATAATTTGGTCGACTTCGACCAAGGGGGCGCCATAACGTTGGTGCCCATATTGGCCGTTATTGAGTAAGGCGTCTTGCGATTCAGTTCCGTTAAACTGAGGGGGTTTGCCGAACAAACTTCCAAATCGTTCGCTGATTTCGCGGACACTAAGAATTTGCGGGCCAGCGACATTCAAAAAAGCAGGGGGGGATGTATCATCGGGCATCGAACAGAGAGTCATGGCATTAGCATCTCCTTGCCAGATCACATTGACATATCCCATTGAAATATCAATAGTTTTTTCCTGATAAACCTGTTGCGCAATATCGACGAGAACACCATAGCGGCATTCGGTCGCGTAGTTCAAGCGAATGAGAGTCATAGGAATTTTGAGCGTGCGGCTGAAATGTTCAAACATACGCTCACGCCCCAGACAGCTCATCGCATATTCGCCTGTTGGATTAGGCTTGTCTGTTTCAACCGACCCATTCCCTGATGCGTCCACAAGCCCGTAAACATTACCCGTTGAAAAGGCCGTAATCTGGCTATTCTGATATTTGTTACAGACGAGAGCAGGCAGATAGGTGTTCATGGCCCAAGTGAGCGATTCATTGCCTGTCGCCCCAAATTTCATGCCAGCCATGTAAATTACATTTGGGACATCAGGTAAGCTGTTGATAAAATCGACATCAAGCAAATCGCCTTTCAACGTTTCAATCCCCAAATCTTCTAAAGGTTGCCTGCTTGATTCATCTGAAAAGCGACTCACACCGATGAGACGTCGTTGAATGCCTGCTTCCTGGTCTCCTCGAATGATCATCCGCGCCAACGTCGGTCCCATTTTGCCAGCAATTCCGAGGAGAATCAGATCACCTCTGGTTTGATTTAACGCTTTGATTACTTGAGGAGTTGGGCGGCTTAATAGTTCTTCTAGTTGTTCTACGTTCTCAATAGTTTGGGGAAGATCTTGCATATTTATATATCTAATAGGATAGAGTTAAATCAGGATGAGGAGTTTCAGCGGTTGTCGATATATCTCAACATTATGACAGTTTGGCATTTGAATTGGAAACCAATCAAACTTTAATGAGACGGTATCTCGCAGGCAAGAAGCAGGTCCCAGTCAGGCAGGTCTGCCGAATTTTCTGAAAAGTAGCTGGCAACAACTTTCCCTTTGTCAAAAACTAAAGCGGCACCCAGTTGTTGAATATCTTTACCTGGAATTCCAGGTAAGTATCCAGAAAGGACTGTGGTTTTAAAGCCAGACCACCAGATAGCAGGTCCGATTGTCTCAGCCAAGCTGCCTCTTTTGACTTGAAACAGCTCATAGAGTTTTCGATCCGGGTCGCTGAAAGTTTCTACGTTTTGTAGTTGATAACGGGCCAGTAATTTATTGGCTTGTTCCTGATCCATCATGTGGACAATTGCCAGTTGCAGATTCCGTTCTGCGATTTCTTCAGAATACGTTTGCAGTTGTGCCAGCACTTGCCTGCAAAAGGGGCAACCTCCGTGTCTCAGAAAAACGATAAGGACGGGATGAGCTTCCGACAATTCGACTAACGTTTTTCCTTGAGCTGATGGAAAAGCGGCAAGCGCTTGTTTAAGAGAATTTTGATTCATAAATAACTCTTGAGCAGTATGATTCCATCTTTACTTAAAGTAGATGAAGATTTCTGATCTCGTGCAAAAAAGCGATTAGAACAAACGCTACATTAGCTTACCATAAAGCGTGGGGATTTTCATGCTGGAAGTCCCTTATGTTTTGCACGGTAGTTTCGATCGTTTCGAGATCAGAATAAAACATCGCCGTTGGATCAATTTTTTTTTGTTCCAAAAAGTCGATATCTGATCGTATTTGTGGGATTTCCGCGGCCCCTGGTAGGATGACGAGCCAGATTAGGCTTAGAGAGGAAGTCAATAATAGGAATATCACCCATTGACGCTTTGAACGGCCGAGTCTATGAGGCTTTTGGAAAAATCGCGATTGTTTCATGTTAAAAGACAAAAGGTCAACTAATCACTCTGAGATTAAAAGAGTTCATGAATCACTTCACCATGGTCGATGGCCACCGTTGGTCGGCCAGAATGATCGAGAAAATGAATTTCAGGATCCATGCCTAGAGCACGATAGATAGTGTGATGGATGTGTCCTGGTCGTACTGGGCGATCGGCGGGAGAGTCTCCCAGTCGATTGGTAGAGCCAATGACTCGGCCTCCCTTGACACCACCTCCACCTAGGAGACAAAACATGGAGTTACCCCAGTGATCGCGACCGGGAGTCCCTTTACTTAATGGAGGACCACCGTTACCACCATTGTTCATACGCGGAGTTCGACTAAATTCTCCACAGAGTACCACAAGAACTTGATCACTTAATCCGCGTTGGGCGAGGTCGCCAAACAGAGCGCTGACAGCTTGATCAACACGAGGTAGGTAACTTTCCATTCCACTTTGCAGGTTCCAGTGGTGGTCCCAACCTCCAAAGTGGACAGTGACGAATGTGGTTCCCGCTTCCACCAGACGACGTGCCAGTAAGACACTTTGCCCCCAGGTATGACGGCCATATAGTTCCCGAATTTTTTCGTCTTCCGAGTTCAGATCAAATGCTTTACGGGCTTTCTCACCAGTGACCAGCTCATAGGCCTTTTGATCCAGTCGATCCATCGATCCCAACATACCCGACTGATCCACGTCTTTGCGGAGTTTGTCAAAACTCTTTGATAATGCTTTACGGTCTTTCAGACGTTGGACTGATAACCCTTTTGCTAGATTCAAGTTTTTAACTTGGAAATTGTTATTATTGGGATCTGAGCCCGTTTCAAAAGGATTATGTTGAACTCCCAGGAAGTTTCCACCGAAGTAACCCGGTCGCAAACCAATACTGGAGGCATAGGGAACAGAAACATAAGCTGGCATCCCAGGGTCTCGTGGTCCTAGGACTTTTGTAGCCATAGAGGCGATAGAAGGATTCTTTCCGGGGGTACTTCCCCCACTCACGCCACCACGGCCGGTCAGCATCCAGTGTCCTCCTGTGAAATGATCACCAGTATTGTGGTGCAGAGATCGAACAATGGAAAACTTGTCGGCACATTTTGCCTGAAGGGGAAACATTTCCGTAATGTCCATACCAGGGACATTCGTATGGATCGGATTCCAGATGCCTCGATTTTCGCTGGGAGCTTCAGGTTTTAGGTCATAAAGATCCATATGGCTGGGGCCGCCATCTAACCAGAGCAGAATCACAGAAGTATCTTTGGCTTTAATTCCCTGTTGTTGGGAAGCTTCTTTGGCATGTAATATTTGAGAAAGGCTTGCCGAACCCATTCCTGCTACACCAATTTGCAGAAAATGACGTCGATTCAAACCATCGCAGTATTTTCCTGTTTTTCCAAATTCAAGACGGAACATGTTTAAGCATCCTTTGTGTAAATGATCCATAAAAGATGTTTTATGTGTTCATTTTATCGGTTAGAATGCCATTCCGTCAATAATGAGTGTCTGGAATTGAGACCTTTGTCAGGCATTTTTTTCAAATTAAAGCTCGTAATTAGATACACACAGGATGTTCCACTTTCCAATACTAAATCTGTCAACTGAAAATCACTCTAGGTTATAAAGAAGAACAGTTACTTTTCATTGCCTTCGATACAATACAATCGAGTTCCAGTTCGAATGACGATTCTACCTCTCGCAGCTGCGACTCCATACACAATAGGATCACGAGCTTGTGTTCTTGAATTAGCTCGCTCTTCACGAAATTTTTTTTCCATCCAGGCGATTTCCTCTTTGTCGATGACTTGATCTTGATTGCGATCAACACGCATCATCATTGCTTTGAATCGTTCTGGAAGCTCTGCTTTGGATATCAGACCATCATTATTTTTATCATTCTCAAGCAGCATTGCTCCAATGCCACCACCTCTACGTTGCTGATCCCCTTTCTTTTTATGCTCGGTTTTCGTACCAGTATATTCGACATAATTTTCAGGAGCAGGTGGATTTTTCTCAGCCCATAAACGATTTAAGGCAATCTCTTTGTATTGAGTTCCATTTTCCAATACTAACGTGCCACCATTTTTACCAAACAGATAGATCAACTTTCCAATGACAACGGGAGTTGCCCAACACGGTTCCTTTAAACGTTTGGCGAAATGCTGTTTCCCGGTATTAATATCCAGACAATACAGAACTCCCACTTTGTTTATTAAATAGACACACTCTCCTGAGATCACAGGGCTCGTATAATCAGATACTGCTTTTTGAGCGCGCCATGAGATGCTGGGTTTTTTATGAATATGATTGAGATTAAGGCACAAATTGGAACGACTTCCAGCTGATTGAGTTCCAAACTGTGGAATTCTAGCTCCAATGAAAAGCAATCCATCTACAAACGTGGGAGAAGGGACACTGTTTCCTCCCAAATCTCCCAGTCCCCAGAGCAGTTTACCATTTTGACTGTCATAGGCATCAACACGTCCATTGGAGCTGATTATGACTGCTTCAGTCTGATCCACCGTATTAGAAGCGACGATGGGGGAGGTCCATGACATGCCGGAAGGGCGATTGATTTTCCATTTGGTTTTTCCAGTATTTTTCTCAATCGCAATGAAATAAGAAGGTCCATTATGTTCTACATTGAGAAACAAAAGGTCTTTTGATTGGGCAGGTGAACTTCCCAAACCATGATGATTCTTGAATTTTCCAAATTCATGTGAAAGATTACGCTGCCACAAAACCTGTTTCGAGTGATCCAGGGCTAACAGGTCACCACTTTCATAAAATACATAAATTCCCGATTCATCTACCAGAGGAGTAGGAGCAGCACGTGCGACTCGATAATTTGAAGCAGCCTTTTCGCCTGAGCTTTTCTCATGTTTCCAGATTTGGTTTCCTGTCTGTAGATCAAAACAGTTTAAAACACATTGCTCTTTCATTTTTCCTTTGACAGAGGAAAGGTAAATACGGTCGTTCCAAATAACGGGTGTGCTCTGTCCGTATCCTTCGACTTCTTTTTGCCAGGCAATTCCGGAAAGAGGTGACCAGTTCACTGGATACATTATCTTGGATTCTGGTGCTTTGGAGACGCCTCCATTTCGAAACGAAGTCCAACCTCCCGCATCAACATTGGAAAGCGGCAGCATTAAAAACAATATCCAGAGTTTGTAAATATTCATTTTCTCATCCAAATTAATTGTAGGTTTGAGGTGAATCGACATTCATATGTGCATATTTTTGGCTATGAACAAATTTTAAAAGCGTTATTAAGGAATGATCCTAAATTCAAAACGCATTGCTGGAGACTTGTGTATTACGAGTTTATGGAACAGAGCTTTATTCGAATTGTTGAGACTTTCTGAGATTTGAAGTGTCCTCAGCGGCCTTACCCGAAAAAAGGATCAAACTCAGATCGTTCTATTTCATACGATCTTGTTGTCCCATGACAATCAGTTTGGTAGGTGTGCCAGAAACAGTAAAGGTGCTGATGGGTTCCAGGGTTTTCAGTGACAAAGCTTTAATTTTTGCGGCACCGGGTTCTGTCCAGAACGCATAGCGACCTGCACGATCAAATTTGATATCATGATGTCCGTAATGACCTTCCACATTACTGGGACCCACTTTGATTTGTTTTCGTAATTTGGCATCTACAAAGTCCAGATCGTTATCAGGATCCAGATCGATGACGCTCAGAAATTCGTCCTGTTCCAATTCTTTTGGATGATTATGAAATACAAACGCTAGTCGTTTTCCCCAGGCAGTTTTGATTACTTGTAATGCAACTGGTGAATTGCCTTCCAGCATATTTAATGGAACAGAAATCACCTCTGGTTGATTTGATTTCGCATTCAACAGGCATAAACGGGCTGTGGTACCCTTACCCGAGAGAAACAAAACATAGTTCCTGTGAGTGG
The Gimesia aquarii DNA segment above includes these coding regions:
- a CDS encoding NAD-dependent epimerase/dehydratase family protein, which encodes MQDLPQTIENVEQLEELLSRPTPQVIKALNQTRGDLILLGIAGKMGPTLARMIIRGDQEAGIQRRLIGVSRFSDESSRQPLEDLGIETLKGDLLDVDFINSLPDVPNVIYMAGMKFGATGNESLTWAMNTYLPALVCNKYQNSQITAFSTGNVYGLVDASGNGSVETDKPNPTGEYAMSCLGRERMFEHFSRTLKIPMTLIRLNYATECRYGVLVDIAQQVYQEKTIDISMGYVNVIWQGDANAMTLCSMPDDTSPPAFLNVAGPQILSVREISERFGSLFGKPPQFNGTESQDALLNNGQYGHQRYGAPLVEVDQIIAWIADWIQHERPLLGKPTHFESRSGKF
- a CDS encoding SelL-related redox protein, with product MNQNSLKQALAAFPSAQGKTLVELSEAHPVLIVFLRHGGCPFCRQVLAQLQTYSEEIAERNLQLAIVHMMDQEQANKLLARYQLQNVETFSDPDRKLYELFQVKRGSLAETIGPAIWWSGFKTTVLSGYLPGIPGKDIQQLGAALVFDKGKVVASYFSENSADLPDWDLLLACEIPSH
- a CDS encoding DUF1501 domain-containing protein — encoded protein: MFRLEFGKTGKYCDGLNRRHFLQIGVAGMGSASLSQILHAKEASQQQGIKAKDTSVILLWLDGGPSHMDLYDLKPEAPSENRGIWNPIHTNVPGMDITEMFPLQAKCADKFSIVRSLHHNTGDHFTGGHWMLTGRGGVSGGSTPGKNPSIASMATKVLGPRDPGMPAYVSVPYASSIGLRPGYFGGNFLGVQHNPFETGSDPNNNNFQVKNLNLAKGLSVQRLKDRKALSKSFDKLRKDVDQSGMLGSMDRLDQKAYELVTGEKARKAFDLNSEDEKIRELYGRHTWGQSVLLARRLVEAGTTFVTVHFGGWDHHWNLQSGMESYLPRVDQAVSALFGDLAQRGLSDQVLVVLCGEFSRTPRMNNGGNGGPPLSKGTPGRDHWGNSMFCLLGGGGVKGGRVIGSTNRLGDSPADRPVRPGHIHHTIYRALGMDPEIHFLDHSGRPTVAIDHGEVIHELF
- a CDS encoding PQQ-binding-like beta-propeller repeat protein, with amino-acid sequence MNIYKLWILFLMLPLSNVDAGGWTSFRNGGVSKAPESKIMYPVNWSPLSGIAWQKEVEGYGQSTPVIWNDRIYLSSVKGKMKEQCVLNCFDLQTGNQIWKHEKSSGEKAASNYRVARAAPTPLVDESGIYVFYESGDLLALDHSKQVLWQRNLSHEFGKFKNHHGLGSSPAQSKDLLFLNVEHNGPSYFIAIEKNTGKTKWKINRPSGMSWTSPIVASNTVDQTEAVIISSNGRVDAYDSQNGKLLWGLGDLGGNSVPSPTFVDGLLFIGARIPQFGTQSAGSRSNLCLNLNHIHKKPSISWRAQKAVSDYTSPVISGECVYLINKVGVLYCLDINTGKQHFAKRLKEPCWATPVVIGKLIYLFGKNGGTLVLENGTQYKEIALNRLWAEKNPPAPENYVEYTGTKTEHKKKGDQQRRGGGIGAMLLENDKNNDGLISKAELPERFKAMMMRVDRNQDQVIDKEEIAWMEKKFREERANSRTQARDPIVYGVAAARGRIVIRTGTRLYCIEGNEK